In Devosia sp. XK-2, one DNA window encodes the following:
- a CDS encoding FAD-dependent oxidoreductase, with amino-acid sequence MRPQINRLPETAPRGFAGTAIDRSRPLRFRLDGRLVSGFAGDTVLSAALAAGIDTIGLHLDNPIGLTMRAAPAISHENLADDPQSALPMARTPALDGAEFVTVGVERSRGLARLFQPGRTLGLTLSATQPLTRPWKTTPGGRPQTTDVLVIGGGVAGLSAALAAARAGLAVTLVEARPFLGGQSGLFGTQEGEDAPDESMSRLSTEVAASEAITVLTSTHVFAIRTGLARIHQIDVEEGKVRGRVIDITAGHIVIATGSLERLPIFGGNRLPGVMGTLDAYELATRFGVWPGQNAIFATGSNPAYRLAMLTSDAEIGIGRILDSRPQANSRFIAFSRAYGIVQSPGTIVSSAGMVRAGGTLSVHAQTSGAAVLVTDRLLVCGGWQPDLTLWHIAGGTSRWHGNPGRLEAEGQLEAIALAGSAAGYLTRRGCIQSGADAIDQLLGRTRRPVEDPVVDPLYETPDGPTSIANPVAGGPPAYLDGSSGLLPRPEPAKPRLRLQFWQPAARGLTLLAEAPQPLTASEVAAGVDLKLIPEPAAGIVAQERVASISLAAETSMQQADAWEPIGDKEVPAYLTGRFGEDARLVRLVPDEPRALDAGALIFPNSDTDHPALAVGVVLRHTALGPLALVAAHGAAADYPLTVRDKGQIVRVRTAAIDD; translated from the coding sequence GTGAGACCTCAAATCAACCGCCTGCCGGAAACGGCTCCCCGAGGCTTTGCCGGCACTGCCATTGACCGCTCTCGCCCCTTGCGCTTCCGGTTGGACGGGCGGCTTGTGTCCGGGTTCGCCGGCGACACGGTGCTGAGCGCGGCCCTGGCGGCGGGCATCGATACAATTGGGTTGCACCTGGACAATCCCATCGGCCTGACCATGCGCGCCGCGCCGGCGATCAGCCATGAGAACCTAGCCGATGATCCGCAATCGGCGCTTCCCATGGCCAGAACGCCAGCGCTGGACGGCGCCGAATTCGTGACAGTCGGGGTCGAGCGCTCCAGGGGCCTTGCGCGGCTCTTCCAGCCCGGTCGCACTTTGGGACTGACACTCAGCGCCACCCAGCCGCTCACCCGCCCCTGGAAAACTACACCGGGCGGCCGGCCGCAAACAACCGACGTCCTGGTGATAGGCGGCGGTGTCGCCGGACTTTCGGCCGCTCTTGCAGCGGCCAGGGCCGGGTTGGCGGTGACGCTCGTCGAAGCGCGACCGTTTCTCGGTGGCCAATCCGGCCTGTTCGGCACCCAGGAGGGCGAAGACGCCCCCGATGAAAGCATGTCGCGCCTCAGCACGGAGGTGGCGGCAAGCGAGGCAATTACGGTGCTGACATCGACGCATGTCTTTGCCATTCGCACCGGCCTGGCCCGCATCCATCAGATTGACGTCGAGGAGGGGAAGGTCCGCGGCCGGGTCATCGACATCACGGCGGGCCACATTGTCATCGCGACGGGGTCCCTGGAGCGTCTGCCGATCTTCGGTGGCAACAGATTGCCGGGGGTCATGGGCACGCTGGATGCCTATGAACTGGCGACACGGTTTGGCGTCTGGCCGGGCCAGAACGCAATTTTCGCCACCGGCAGCAATCCGGCCTATCGCCTGGCCATGCTGACCAGCGATGCAGAAATTGGCATTGGCCGGATATTGGACAGCCGCCCCCAGGCCAATTCGCGTTTCATTGCCTTCTCGCGCGCCTATGGCATCGTGCAGTCACCGGGCACGATCGTGTCTTCGGCCGGCATGGTGAGAGCTGGCGGCACGCTGTCGGTTCACGCGCAAACCTCAGGCGCAGCGGTGCTTGTAACCGACAGGCTATTGGTTTGCGGCGGCTGGCAGCCGGACCTGACCCTTTGGCATATCGCTGGCGGCACCAGCCGGTGGCATGGCAATCCGGGCCGGCTGGAGGCAGAGGGGCAGTTGGAGGCGATCGCCCTGGCGGGCAGCGCCGCTGGATATCTTACCCGGCGCGGCTGCATTCAGAGCGGCGCCGACGCCATCGATCAATTGCTGGGTCGGACACGCCGTCCGGTCGAGGACCCGGTCGTCGATCCGCTCTATGAAACGCCCGATGGCCCCACGTCCATTGCCAATCCGGTCGCCGGAGGACCCCCCGCTTACCTCGACGGCAGTAGCGGCCTCCTACCCCGTCCCGAGCCGGCCAAGCCCCGGTTGCGGTTGCAGTTCTGGCAGCCCGCGGCCCGTGGCCTGACGCTGCTTGCGGAGGCCCCGCAGCCGCTCACGGCCAGCGAGGTCGCGGCGGGCGTCGACCTCAAGCTGATACCCGAGCCGGCTGCCGGCATTGTCGCACAGGAGCGCGTCGCCTCCATCTCCCTGGCCGCGGAAACCAGCATGCAACAAGCCGATGCCTGGGAACCCATCGGCGACAAGGAAGTGCCAGCCTATCTTACGGGACGCTTTGGCGAGGATGCGCGCCTTGTCCGCCTGGTGCCGGACGAGCCTCGCGCGCTCGACGCAGGCGCACTCATCTTCCCGAACTCAGACACGGACCATCCGGCATTGGCGGTCGGGGTCGTGCTCAGGCATACTGCGCTTGGGCCATTGGCCCTGGTGGCTGCGCACGGCGCCGCCGCCGATTATCCGCTGACGGTGAGGGACAAGGGCCAGATCGTGCGCGTCCGCACTGCCGCGATTGACGATTGA
- a CDS encoding glycoside hydrolase family 108 protein, whose amino-acid sequence MADARFEACLTQILRHEGGYVDHPADPGGATNMGITRKTLARWRNISPWWALPKIEVKQLGRAEAAVIYKAGYWDQCRAEEMPPGVDLAMFDYAVNSGPDRAIRALQSILAVAVDGRVGPLTLGALARRDAAKLIEALCDRRLGFLKALSTFPIFGRGWTGRVETVRAAALAEAPKSSSSTSGDWIMDILSGYKTYIVAAFMLLAGLAQMAGIDLPALESGSSGSLVLEALAILFLRRGLKGDIGKA is encoded by the coding sequence ATGGCTGATGCGCGCTTCGAGGCCTGCCTGACACAGATCTTGAGACATGAGGGTGGATATGTGGACCACCCCGCCGATCCCGGCGGGGCCACCAATATGGGCATAACGCGCAAGACGCTGGCCCGCTGGCGCAACATATCGCCATGGTGGGCGCTGCCCAAAATCGAAGTCAAGCAACTGGGCAGAGCCGAAGCGGCGGTCATCTATAAGGCTGGATACTGGGACCAGTGCCGGGCCGAGGAGATGCCGCCGGGCGTCGACCTTGCCATGTTCGACTATGCGGTCAATTCGGGCCCTGACCGGGCCATTCGCGCATTGCAGAGCATTCTTGCCGTGGCGGTGGATGGCCGGGTGGGGCCGCTGACGCTTGGTGCTTTGGCGCGGCGGGACGCGGCCAAATTGATCGAGGCGCTGTGCGACCGCCGGCTCGGTTTCCTCAAGGCGCTTTCGACTTTCCCGATTTTTGGGCGCGGCTGGACGGGCCGCGTCGAAACCGTGCGCGCGGCCGCCCTGGCGGAAGCGCCCAAAAGCAGTTCATCAACCTCAGGAGATTGGATCATGGACATTCTTTCAGGCTACAAGACTTATATCGTTGCCGCCTTCATGCTGCTGGCCGGGCTGGCGCAGATGGCGGGTATCGACCTGCCGGCGCTCGAAAGCGGCTCGTCCGGCAGCCTGGTGCTGGAAGCCCTGGCGATTCTGTTCCTGCGGCGCGGCCTCAAGGGCGATATCGGGAAAGCCTGA
- the ccmI gene encoding c-type cytochrome biogenesis protein CcmI, with product MPRLADKRLGPMIFWSIAIAVTAIACAALFYAAAGRTVNARKDEMADDKQHFRTVLAAIDADEGNGKLDAEQAQAARGELAREVLRHGNRPNHGGGQDLGRPLLLLGVTAIAVLSLSLYAVLGRPDLPVQPLSERPEAAAQNIDLEDAVARIEARLTEAPDDLRGWQVIAPAYLEMGRFADAARAYRQVLALSGPTADLQTDLAEALLLDAGGAGSEEAMGLLRAAAQIDKTHTRSRLYLAAELMRSGSYDDASAYWQQAIDLASGDEPWLPAARQGLAVALNDGVDATAEQQAEMIKGMVGGLADRLYSEGGTIEEWTQLVRSYLVLNATDDAQRAFDAAIAAYPAAFDRGELDTLALGAGLTLNGDRP from the coding sequence TTGCCGCGTCTGGCAGACAAGCGTTTGGGGCCCATGATTTTCTGGTCGATCGCCATTGCCGTTACCGCCATTGCCTGCGCTGCCCTGTTTTATGCGGCGGCCGGACGAACGGTCAACGCGCGCAAAGACGAAATGGCTGACGACAAACAGCATTTCCGCACGGTTCTGGCGGCCATCGACGCCGATGAAGGCAATGGCAAACTCGATGCCGAGCAGGCCCAGGCCGCCCGCGGCGAACTGGCCCGTGAAGTGCTGCGCCACGGCAATAGGCCGAACCACGGGGGCGGGCAAGACCTTGGCCGTCCGCTGCTGCTCCTTGGGGTAACGGCTATAGCCGTTTTGAGCCTGTCGCTCTATGCGGTTCTGGGGCGGCCGGACCTGCCCGTGCAGCCATTGTCGGAGCGGCCGGAGGCTGCCGCGCAAAACATCGATCTGGAAGACGCCGTGGCACGCATAGAAGCGCGGCTGACCGAAGCGCCGGACGACCTGCGGGGCTGGCAGGTCATCGCGCCGGCCTATCTGGAAATGGGGCGTTTTGCCGACGCTGCGCGTGCCTACCGGCAGGTGCTGGCATTGTCCGGACCTACGGCCGATCTGCAAACCGATCTGGCGGAAGCTCTGTTGCTCGATGCCGGCGGCGCTGGTTCCGAGGAAGCCATGGGCCTGCTGCGCGCCGCCGCCCAGATTGACAAAACCCATACGCGGTCCAGACTTTATCTGGCGGCCGAGCTCATGCGGTCGGGCAGCTATGATGATGCGAGCGCCTATTGGCAGCAGGCCATCGATCTGGCCAGTGGTGACGAGCCCTGGTTGCCGGCCGCACGGCAGGGCCTGGCAGTGGCGCTGAATGACGGCGTCGATGCCACCGCCGAGCAACAGGCGGAGATGATCAAGGGCATGGTTGGCGGATTGGCAGACCGCCTGTACAGCGAAGGCGGCACGATCGAGGAATGGACACAATTGGTGCGATCCTATCTCGTTCTCAACGCCACCGACGACGCCCAGCGCGCATTCGACGCCGCTATTGCCGCCTATCCCGCCGCCTTTGATCGGGGCGAACTCGATACGCTTGCACTGGGTGCAGGCCTGACGCTTAACGGAGACCGTCCATGA
- a CDS encoding response regulator transcription factor: protein MRILVVEDDVNLNRQIKEALTEAGYAVDVAFDGEEGHFLGDTEPYDTIILDIGLPQMDGLSVLEEWRRAGKTTPVLLLTARDRWSDKVQGIDAGADDYVAKPFHMEEVLARVRALVRRAAGHASNEIVCGAVRLDARSGKVTVDGQSVKLTSHELRLLSYLMHHKGKVISRTELTEHLYDQDFDRDSNTIEVFVGRLRKKLPDDCIQTVRGLGYQILGD, encoded by the coding sequence ATGCGTATTCTGGTTGTTGAAGACGACGTCAATCTCAATCGGCAGATAAAGGAGGCCCTGACCGAGGCCGGCTATGCCGTTGACGTGGCATTCGACGGGGAAGAGGGGCATTTCCTGGGTGACACCGAGCCCTATGACACCATCATCCTCGATATCGGCCTTCCGCAGATGGATGGGCTCTCCGTGCTCGAAGAATGGCGCCGGGCCGGCAAGACAACACCGGTGCTGCTGCTGACGGCCCGCGACCGCTGGAGCGACAAGGTGCAGGGCATCGACGCCGGCGCCGACGATTATGTGGCCAAGCCATTCCATATGGAAGAAGTGCTGGCCCGCGTGCGGGCGCTGGTGCGCCGTGCGGCGGGACATGCCAGCAATGAGATCGTCTGTGGTGCCGTGCGCCTGGATGCCCGCAGCGGCAAGGTAACGGTCGATGGCCAGTCGGTGAAGCTGACGAGCCACGAATTGCGGCTATTGAGCTATCTCATGCACCATAAGGGCAAGGTGATTTCGCGCACGGAGTTGACCGAACACCTTTACGATCAGGACTTTGACCGCGACAGCAATACGATCGAAGTCTTTGTCGGGCGTCTGCGCAAAAAGCTGCCCGATGACTGCATCCAGACCGTGCGCGGACTGGGCTACCAGATCCTTGGGGATTGA
- a CDS encoding HAMP domain-containing sensor histidine kinase: MLRKGSIAASLFWLSAGWLVLALVTTGILLTDLYSRALDTTLTETLDFHVESLAGALLDTGDPRDATIALADPRFERPRSGWYWIIRGEQGELINLSTSVVGIDLPGVGAAADTMGRSTEVIDDPFGTQLRMVERTVRLADSSYRITVSGNLTEMLELVADFRGQTFIVLGAVGVMLAIMSAIVARIALRPIARLSGAVEAVREGESAEVSGSYPTEIAPLAEEVNELLRSNVQIIERARNQVGNLAHGLKTPIAVLRNEAHARKGALADVVASETEKMSNMVSTYLERARLAARTSVVGKKADATMIMLRLTRVMRKIHPDVTIAFQRPDASLPWFRGDEADLEEMAGNLLDNACKWSNGQVGVRLSSVRSDKGTQLLMRIDDNGPGLSEADAQKVLRRGVRLDEKTPGTGLGLDIVKELVDVYGGELELKRSQLGGLLVELKLPTARLGGLVRPPGT; encoded by the coding sequence ATGCTGCGCAAAGGGTCCATCGCTGCATCGCTGTTCTGGCTGTCTGCCGGGTGGCTGGTGCTTGCGCTGGTCACCACCGGTATCCTGCTCACCGATCTCTATTCGCGCGCGCTCGACACAACGCTGACCGAAACGCTCGACTTCCACGTTGAAAGCCTGGCTGGGGCGCTGCTCGACACCGGCGATCCGCGCGATGCGACCATTGCCCTTGCCGATCCGCGTTTCGAACGGCCTCGCTCGGGCTGGTACTGGATCATCCGTGGCGAGCAGGGGGAGCTGATCAACCTCTCGACATCGGTGGTCGGTATCGATTTGCCCGGCGTCGGCGCCGCGGCCGACACCATGGGCCGCAGCACCGAGGTGATCGACGATCCCTTCGGCACGCAATTGCGCATGGTGGAACGCACGGTGAGGCTGGCTGATAGCAGCTACCGCATCACGGTTTCGGGCAATTTGACCGAGATGCTGGAGCTGGTCGCCGATTTCCGGGGGCAGACCTTTATTGTGCTGGGCGCCGTAGGCGTCATGTTGGCGATCATGAGCGCGATCGTGGCGCGCATTGCATTGCGGCCGATCGCGCGCCTCAGCGGTGCGGTGGAAGCCGTGCGGGAGGGTGAAAGCGCCGAAGTGTCTGGCAGCTATCCAACCGAGATCGCCCCGCTGGCCGAAGAGGTCAATGAATTGCTGCGCTCCAATGTGCAGATCATCGAGCGGGCCCGCAATCAGGTCGGCAATCTGGCTCATGGGCTCAAGACACCCATTGCAGTGCTGCGCAACGAGGCGCATGCGCGCAAGGGCGCGCTGGCCGATGTGGTGGCCTCCGAGACCGAGAAAATGAGCAATATGGTCTCGACCTATCTCGAAAGGGCGCGGCTTGCAGCCCGCACTTCAGTGGTCGGCAAGAAGGCCGATGCCACCATGATCATGCTGCGCCTGACGCGCGTGATGCGCAAAATCCACCCCGATGTCACCATCGCTTTTCAGCGGCCCGATGCTTCGCTCCCCTGGTTCCGGGGCGATGAGGCCGACCTAGAGGAAATGGCGGGCAATCTGCTCGACAATGCCTGCAAATGGTCCAATGGCCAGGTGGGCGTGCGGCTGAGCAGCGTCCGCAGCGACAAAGGCACCCAACTACTGATGCGTATCGACGACAATGGCCCCGGATTGTCGGAGGCCGACGCGCAAAAAGTGTTGCGTCGCGGCGTCAGGCTGGATGAGAAAACCCCGGGAACCGGACTGGGACTGGATATCGTCAAGGAACTGGTCGATGTCTATGGCGGTGAGCTTGAGCTCAAGCGCTCGCAACTGGGCGGATTGCTAGTGGAGCTGAAGCTGCCGACGGCCCGGCTGGGTGGACTCGTCAGGCCGCCCGGAACCTGA